In one window of Drosophila ananassae strain 14024-0371.13 chromosome XR, ASM1763931v2, whole genome shotgun sequence DNA:
- the LOC6505051 gene encoding plasminogen receptor (KT) — protein MGATASCKKTTGSGYPEHDDPAYRKCQELKMERWIQMHYQIKQREQALAIAQHRELFYWLSGFYLSAVYGCASYYQRVKRVSALAPLLPLTFVVGYYTDWAYGSKLHRIQAEANMIMEHEQELLHWPGGLPTVAGIDEARVEVEMEKKMHPHHM, from the exons ATGGGTGCCACGGCCTCCTGTAAGAAAACCACCGGCAGTGGCTATCCGGAGCACGATGATCCGGCCTACCGGAAGTGCCAGGAACTTAAA ATGGAGCGATGGATTCAGATGCACTACCAGATCAAACAGCGGGAACAGGCACTGGCCATTGCCCAGCACCGGGAGCTCTTCTACTGGCTGAGTGGCTTCTACTTGAGTGCCGTTTATGGATGTGCCAGCTACTACCAGAGGGTCAAGCGGGTCTCCGCCCTGGCTCCGCTCCTGCCACTCACCTTCGTGGTGGGCTACTACACGGACTGGGCCTACGGCAGTAAGCTGCATCGGATCCAAG CGGAGGCCAATATGATAATGGAACACGAACAGGAGCTGCTCCACTGGCCCGGAGGACTGCCCACCGTGGCTGGCATCGATGAGGCGCGAGTTGAAGTCGAAATGGAGAAGAAAA